Proteins co-encoded in one Enterobacter sp. R4-368 genomic window:
- the ybiB gene encoding DNA-binding protein YbiB codes for MDYRKIIKEIGRGKNHARDLDFDTARGLYSQLLKGEVPDLEMGGILIALRIKGEGEAEMLGFYEAMQQHTLKLTPPVAKPMPIVIPSYNGARKQANLTPLLAILLNKLGFPVVVHGVTEDPTRVVTESIFKLLGIDATLHAGQAQAKLEGHHPVYIPVSALCPPLEKQLAMRWRMGVRNSAHTLAKLATPFEKDAALRLSSVSHPEYITRVGKFFADISGRGLLMHGTEGEVYANPQRCPQINLIDAQGERVLYARDDAVAPVSDGAAKDAESTARWTERCLAGSEAVPESLKIQLACCLVATGEVATLEEGLARVAQNF; via the coding sequence ATGGATTACCGCAAAATCATTAAAGAAATTGGTCGTGGGAAAAACCACGCCCGCGATCTGGATTTCGATACCGCTCGTGGTCTGTACTCGCAGCTGCTGAAGGGTGAAGTGCCGGATCTGGAGATGGGCGGCATTTTGATAGCCCTGCGTATTAAAGGGGAAGGGGAAGCGGAAATGCTCGGCTTTTACGAGGCGATGCAGCAGCACACCCTGAAACTGACGCCGCCGGTCGCAAAGCCGATGCCGATTGTGATCCCCAGCTATAACGGCGCGCGCAAGCAGGCGAACCTGACGCCGCTGCTGGCAATTTTGCTCAACAAACTCGGTTTTCCGGTGGTGGTCCATGGCGTTACTGAAGATCCGACGCGCGTGGTGACGGAGAGCATTTTCAAACTGCTGGGGATCGATGCCACGCTGCATGCCGGCCAGGCGCAGGCGAAGCTGGAGGGGCATCACCCGGTCTATATTCCAGTGAGCGCACTCTGCCCGCCGCTGGAAAAACAGCTGGCGATGCGCTGGCGGATGGGCGTGCGTAACAGCGCGCACACGCTGGCGAAGCTGGCAACGCCGTTTGAAAAAGACGCTGCGCTGCGTTTATCCAGCGTTTCGCACCCGGAATACATCACGCGGGTGGGGAAATTCTTTGCTGATATTAGTGGTCGCGGGCTGTTGATGCATGGCACGGAAGGGGAAGTTTATGCCAACCCGCAACGGTGCCCGCAAATCAACCTGATTGATGCGCAGGGCGAACGCGTGCTTTATGCCCGTGATGATGCGGTAGCGCCGGTAAGTGACGGTGCTGCGAAAGATGCGGAAAGCACTGCGCGCTGGACGGAGCGCTGCCTTGCGGGAAGTGAAGCGGTGCCGGAGTCGCTCAAAATTCAGCTTGCCTGCTGCCTGGTGGCGACGGGTGAAGTGGCGACGCTGGAAGAGGGGCTGGCGCGGGTTGCGCAAAACTT